A region from the Chroogloeocystis siderophila 5.2 s.c.1 genome encodes:
- the apcB gene encoding allophycocyanin subunit beta, with protein MRDAITTLIGTYDVAGRYFDRDAMERLKSYFETGTARVQAAAAINGNAAAIVKRSGSRLFEELPELIRPGGNAYTTRRYAACLRDMDYYLRYATYALVAGSMDVLDERVLQGLRETYNSLGVPIGPTIQGIQIMKDIVKEQVAAAGVSDTSFVDEPFDYMTSELGEQDI; from the coding sequence ATGCGGGACGCGATTACAACTTTAATTGGAACTTATGATGTCGCAGGTCGGTACTTTGACCGCGATGCGATGGAACGGCTGAAATCTTATTTTGAAACAGGGACAGCACGAGTCCAAGCCGCCGCCGCAATCAATGGCAACGCCGCAGCAATTGTCAAGCGCTCAGGTTCGCGATTATTTGAAGAACTCCCTGAACTGATTCGTCCTGGTGGGAATGCTTACACCACACGGCGATACGCTGCTTGCTTGCGCGACATGGACTACTACCTACGCTATGCTACTTATGCGCTCGTCGCTGGCAGTATGGATGTATTAGATGAACGCGTGCTGCAAGGTCTGCGGGAAACTTACAATTCCTTGGGCGTGCCAATTGGCCCCACGATTCAAGGTATCCAAATTATGAAGGACATTGTTAAAGAGCAAGTTGCCGCAGCCGGAGTCAGCGATACCAGTTTTGTCGATGAGCCGTTTGATTATATGACAAGCGAGTTGGGCGAACAAGATATCTAG
- a CDS encoding GTP cyclohydrolase II — protein sequence MPNKKHVPRHIVLTSHPSQFGPKPILIAWGAAAPGDRGPIIATLTNPTHRNVIGTHSGSYAVYRALAVARGVLQSDYRADLTDTSPVEQIGPHPSWADPEKIVSLDPFGAMVGEAFTTYCEQGYDIRPTIAITKAHINMPELQDAVAAGRLRIDGEILKPRGDLVVTKAAIDPVWYLPGIAKRFGITEADLRRALFEQTGGMFPELVTRSDLEVFLPPIGGITVYIIGDVAAIADPHKPLAVRVHDECNGSDVFGSDICTCRPYLVHGIEVCVQTAQEGGAGVIVYCRKEGRALGEVTKFLVYNARKRQSGGDRADAYFARTECVAGVQDMRFQELMPDVLHWLGVTRIDRMVSMSNLKYDAVTQSGIEIVERVPIPEELIPQDARVEIEAKKAAGYYTNGEVADTVTLSEIKGRSLD from the coding sequence ATGCCAAACAAAAAGCACGTTCCTCGGCATATTGTCCTGACTTCGCATCCCAGTCAATTTGGTCCTAAACCGATTCTGATTGCTTGGGGTGCAGCAGCACCAGGCGATCGCGGTCCAATCATCGCAACATTGACTAATCCCACCCACCGCAATGTTATTGGTACGCATTCAGGAAGTTATGCTGTTTATCGTGCTTTAGCAGTCGCTAGAGGAGTGCTGCAATCTGATTATCGTGCGGATTTAACAGACACCTCTCCCGTTGAGCAAATTGGACCGCATCCAAGCTGGGCAGATCCTGAAAAAATTGTCTCACTCGATCCGTTTGGGGCAATGGTAGGAGAAGCATTTACGACTTACTGCGAGCAAGGATACGATATCCGCCCGACGATCGCGATTACCAAAGCTCATATTAATATGCCAGAGCTACAAGATGCGGTAGCCGCCGGCAGATTACGCATCGATGGTGAAATTCTCAAGCCACGCGGCGATTTAGTCGTTACAAAAGCCGCAATTGATCCAGTGTGGTATTTACCAGGAATTGCCAAGCGCTTTGGAATTACCGAAGCTGATTTACGCCGCGCCTTGTTTGAACAAACTGGCGGTATGTTTCCTGAGTTAGTCACGCGGTCAGATTTAGAAGTCTTTTTACCACCCATTGGCGGTATTACCGTGTACATCATAGGAGATGTCGCCGCGATCGCTGATCCGCATAAACCTTTAGCGGTGCGAGTCCATGATGAATGTAACGGTTCTGATGTCTTTGGTTCGGATATTTGTACGTGTCGTCCTTATTTAGTTCATGGCATTGAAGTGTGCGTCCAAACTGCGCAAGAAGGTGGTGCGGGTGTGATTGTCTACTGCCGTAAAGAAGGACGCGCCTTGGGCGAGGTGACGAAGTTTTTAGTTTATAACGCGCGCAAACGCCAATCAGGAGGCGATCGCGCCGATGCTTACTTTGCACGTACTGAATGCGTCGCAGGTGTTCAAGATATGCGCTTTCAAGAATTGATGCCTGATGTTTTACATTGGCTAGGAGTTACGCGCATTGATCGCATGGTATCGATGAGTAATTTGAAATACGATGCCGTTACGCAGTCGGGAATTGAAATTGTTGAACGCGTACCGATTCCAGAGGAGTTGATTCCGCAAGATGCACGCGTAGAAATTGAGGCGAAAAAGGCAGCGGGATACTATACCAATGGAGAAGTCGCCGATACCGTAACTTTATCTGAGATTAAAGGGCGAAGCTTGGATTAA
- a CDS encoding URC4/urg3 family protein produces the protein MFSQKEIAYIRSAQAIRDRCGVLFDLAREDRLEHFRCDLTQLRPAADYVIEVMREDYPDLQIPFHSRWRHFEAGRSRLTQLDRELAKLTPLAKAQAKFDLAIVSVLLDAGAGATWQYHEPGTNLVFRRSEGLAVASFQMFCQGTFSSHSDKLQADALGLQKLTEDVLAAGFQLSHQNPLVGLPGRLNLLRRLGQTIVGHPQLFGNDHPRPGGLVNYLLTKASHGQIAAETVFSAVLEGLGDIWTGRLTIDGINLGDVWCHSALSHNRLVPFHKLSQWLTYSLLEPLQELGLEITGLDTLTGLPEYRNGGLCLDLGLLQPKHPNLLHQAHKVDSEVIVEWRALTVILLDYIAATIREELGMDAQALPLVKVLQGGTWSAGRKIAAHLRSDGVPPIQIDSDGTVF, from the coding sequence GTGTTTTCTCAAAAGGAGATCGCGTATATACGTTCGGCGCAAGCAATTCGCGATCGCTGTGGCGTTCTATTTGATTTAGCACGTGAGGATCGCCTAGAACATTTTCGCTGCGATTTGACGCAGTTAAGACCCGCGGCAGATTATGTCATTGAGGTCATGCGTGAAGATTATCCCGATTTACAAATTCCCTTTCATAGTCGCTGGCGTCATTTTGAAGCAGGGAGATCGCGTTTAACTCAGCTAGATCGAGAGTTAGCAAAATTAACACCGCTTGCCAAAGCCCAAGCAAAGTTTGATTTAGCGATCGTGAGTGTATTGCTCGATGCGGGCGCAGGCGCAACATGGCAGTATCATGAACCTGGTACGAATTTAGTGTTTCGTCGCTCCGAAGGTCTTGCGGTTGCAAGTTTTCAAATGTTTTGTCAGGGAACTTTTTCGAGTCATTCTGACAAGCTGCAAGCGGATGCCTTAGGCTTGCAAAAACTCACAGAAGATGTCCTTGCTGCTGGCTTTCAACTCAGTCACCAAAATCCGCTAGTAGGTTTACCTGGAAGGTTGAATCTGTTGCGTCGATTAGGACAAACAATCGTTGGTCATCCGCAATTATTTGGCAATGATCATCCCCGTCCTGGTGGGCTAGTCAACTACTTATTAACGAAAGCGTCTCACGGGCAAATCGCGGCTGAAACGGTTTTCAGTGCAGTCTTAGAAGGATTAGGAGATATTTGGACAGGGAGATTAACAATTGATGGAATAAATCTAGGTGATGTTTGGTGTCATTCAGCACTTAGTCACAACAGGTTAGTACCTTTTCACAAACTTTCGCAGTGGCTTACTTATTCTCTACTCGAACCACTCCAAGAACTTGGTTTAGAAATTACTGGGTTAGATACCTTGACTGGATTACCAGAGTATCGCAACGGCGGTTTATGTCTCGATCTCGGATTATTGCAGCCCAAACACCCAAACCTATTACACCAAGCCCATAAAGTCGATTCAGAGGTGATTGTTGAATGGCGAGCTTTAACAGTGATTTTATTGGACTATATTGCTGCGACGATTCGCGAAGAATTGGGAATGGATGCTCAAGCATTACCGCTAGTTAAAGTCCTCCAAGGTGGAACGTGGAGTGCAGGACGTAAGATTGCAGCACACTTAAGAAGCGATGGTGTGCCACCAATTCAAATTGACAGCGATGGTACCGTATTTTAG
- a CDS encoding Stf0 family sulfotransferase: protein MTTTKFILVTTQRSGSTWVIDMLNSHPQIAAYGELFLDKGKGSPTWCGGKDVTFWNTYFEEVQVPFKKTIKSLFIFKYLNHVYSPRSSIKSVGFKLMYPQMERFRRELLAYIFLNKILIIHLIRANHLDVILSQSTAAFRGVYHLRNSESTENVKLHLNVLQLVEQLQQQEEKILQAKSWYSKLGLPYMEVIYEELVADCRSFNAVLSFLGIKVDATKLSSSLKKINPKSHAELIENYDSVRDVLQNTKFCELLR from the coding sequence TTGACAACAACCAAATTTATTCTGGTAACAACACAAAGAAGTGGGTCAACATGGGTAATAGATATGCTAAACAGCCACCCTCAAATAGCTGCATACGGCGAGCTTTTTTTAGACAAAGGAAAAGGTAGCCCAACCTGGTGTGGCGGAAAAGATGTAACTTTTTGGAATACTTATTTTGAAGAAGTACAAGTACCTTTTAAAAAAACTATTAAATCATTATTTATTTTTAAGTATCTTAATCATGTCTATTCACCTAGATCTTCAATAAAGTCAGTTGGGTTTAAACTAATGTACCCACAAATGGAGCGATTTCGTCGCGAATTGTTAGCGTACATATTTTTAAATAAAATTCTTATAATTCATCTAATTAGAGCAAATCATTTAGATGTCATATTGTCTCAAAGCACTGCTGCATTTAGAGGGGTGTATCATTTACGTAATAGTGAAAGCACAGAAAACGTAAAGCTTCACTTGAATGTTTTACAATTAGTTGAACAGTTGCAGCAACAAGAAGAAAAAATTCTTCAGGCTAAAAGCTGGTATTCTAAATTAGGTTTACCATATATGGAAGTAATATATGAAGAACTTGTTGCCGATTGTCGTAGTTTCAATGCTGTGTTGAGTTTCCTTGGCATTAAAGTAGATGCTACAAAGCTATCTTCTTCTTTAAAGAAGATCAATCCTAAATCTCATGCTGAACTTATAGAAAATTATGACAGTGTTAGAGATGTATTACAAAATACTAAGTTCTGCGAACTTTTACGATAA
- the upp gene encoding uracil phosphoribosyltransferase encodes MKNKVTVISHPLIQHKLTLMRKAETSTAKFRTLLKEISLLLAYEVTRDLPLKTETIKTPLATMEAPVLAPDKKLVIVSILRAGQGILDGMLELMPSARVGHIGLYRDPKTLIAIEYYFKVPHDVDKRDMLVVDPMLATGNSAAAAVTRLKLTNPVSLKFVCLLAAPEGIEHFHEQHPDVPIYTAAIDQQLDEHGYIVPGLGDAGDRLFGTR; translated from the coding sequence ATGAAAAACAAAGTAACTGTTATTAGTCATCCCTTAATTCAGCACAAGCTGACGTTGATGCGTAAAGCTGAAACGAGTACAGCCAAATTTCGCACGCTGTTAAAGGAAATTAGCTTGCTGCTTGCCTACGAAGTGACGCGAGATCTACCGTTAAAAACGGAAACAATTAAAACGCCTTTAGCGACGATGGAAGCCCCAGTCCTCGCCCCAGATAAAAAGTTAGTTATTGTTTCTATCTTAAGAGCGGGACAGGGAATTTTAGATGGAATGTTAGAGCTAATGCCTTCAGCTAGAGTCGGGCATATTGGTTTATACCGCGACCCGAAAACACTGATTGCGATTGAATACTATTTCAAAGTCCCTCACGACGTTGATAAGCGCGATATGTTAGTGGTTGATCCGATGCTGGCGACAGGAAACTCAGCAGCAGCGGCAGTGACGCGATTGAAGTTAACAAATCCAGTTTCTTTGAAGTTTGTCTGCTTACTGGCTGCACCCGAAGGAATTGAACATTTTCACGAACAACACCCTGATGTGCCAATTTACACTGCGGCGATTGATCAGCAGTTAGATGAGCATGGGTACATTGTGCCAGGATTAGGCGATGCAGGCGATCGCTTATTTGGTACGCGCTAA
- a CDS encoding ureidoglycolate lyase, whose translation MAPAKSLHQLTAQLITPENFQPYGQVIAASTDGKAYDHTDAQLVLNNGIPRFYIMRLHRRGRKFHTITRHLQCTQCLGSLAGKEWLLAVAPPSSAPQPEIDKIAAFRIPGDRFIKLEVGTWHAGPYFEHEFVDFYNLELSDTNINDHDTYNFRQQANLEWEIV comes from the coding sequence ATGGCTCCAGCTAAATCGCTCCACCAATTAACCGCGCAGTTAATTACACCAGAAAACTTTCAGCCTTATGGTCAAGTTATTGCTGCTAGCACTGACGGTAAGGCTTATGACCACACCGATGCACAGTTGGTATTGAATAACGGCATTCCTCGCTTTTACATTATGCGCTTGCACCGACGCGGGCGGAAATTCCACACGATTACCCGTCACCTCCAATGTACTCAATGTTTAGGTTCGCTTGCAGGTAAAGAATGGTTGTTGGCTGTCGCACCCCCAAGTTCTGCGCCACAGCCGGAAATTGACAAAATTGCCGCGTTTCGCATTCCTGGCGATCGCTTTATTAAGTTAGAAGTCGGTACTTGGCACGCGGGACCCTATTTTGAACACGAGTTTGTCGATTTTTATAATTTAGAACTGAGTGACACCAACATCAACGACCATGACACCTATAATTTTCGGCAGCAAGCAAATCTGGAATGGGAAATAGTGTAG
- the codB gene encoding cytosine permease, translating into MSSTSEQNLATRSPASEDYPLSAVPLEARKSLWSLAPLLIGFTLYSGTLFAGGRVGPAYRFTDLVGLILAGNLLLGIYAALLSYIAARSGLSTVLMARFSFGSVGSRWVDFLLGFTQIGWYAWGSALMADVLNQLARVPSSFNWLIILFFTYFFCSTAYIGYRAMDWLSRIAVPAMLILIVWSLVIAARDVGGFAGLQAIVPQQQLGLGEAITIIVGTFVSGGTQATNWSRFAKDGRTALWSTLAAFFLANGLLLFSGAFCALVYGNEDIVQVMAQQGLLFWGLILLFLNMWTTQDNTIYAFSVAGAHMFRTNKRTAFVLGGATVALVLAWGGIYNLLVPYLILLGTFIPPIGGVVMADYWLLHQGQFPTLNQRQPAFNWAGIIAYIIASAIAWAVPGIKPINGIVAAVILYFILSKLIFNTRKTNAVN; encoded by the coding sequence ATGAGTAGCACGTCGGAACAAAACTTAGCAACGCGATCGCCAGCGAGTGAAGACTATCCGCTTAGTGCTGTCCCTCTAGAAGCGCGTAAGTCACTTTGGTCGCTAGCTCCCTTGTTGATTGGCTTTACGTTATATTCTGGAACTTTGTTCGCTGGAGGAAGAGTAGGTCCTGCTTACCGCTTTACTGATTTAGTCGGTCTAATTTTGGCAGGTAATCTGCTTTTAGGTATCTATGCGGCACTACTAAGCTATATCGCAGCGCGTAGTGGTTTAAGTACAGTACTGATGGCACGATTTAGTTTCGGTAGTGTTGGCTCGCGTTGGGTTGACTTTCTACTGGGCTTTACGCAAATTGGTTGGTATGCTTGGGGTTCAGCTTTAATGGCAGATGTACTTAATCAATTAGCTAGAGTTCCGAGTTCGTTTAATTGGTTGATTATTCTTTTCTTTACATATTTTTTCTGCTCGACAGCTTATATCGGCTATCGTGCGATGGATTGGCTAAGTCGTATTGCAGTTCCGGCGATGCTGATTTTAATCGTTTGGAGTTTGGTGATCGCCGCACGTGATGTTGGTGGTTTTGCTGGTTTACAAGCGATCGTTCCGCAACAGCAATTGGGACTCGGTGAAGCGATTACAATTATCGTTGGGACTTTTGTTTCTGGTGGAACTCAAGCAACAAATTGGAGTCGTTTTGCTAAGGATGGACGCACGGCGTTGTGGAGTACCTTGGCGGCTTTTTTCCTCGCAAATGGCTTATTACTTTTTAGCGGTGCGTTCTGTGCCTTAGTTTATGGCAATGAAGACATTGTACAAGTTATGGCACAGCAAGGATTGCTCTTTTGGGGATTGATACTGTTGTTCTTGAATATGTGGACTACGCAAGATAATACTATCTATGCTTTTTCGGTAGCGGGTGCGCATATGTTCCGCACAAATAAACGTACTGCCTTTGTTCTAGGTGGTGCTACGGTTGCGTTAGTCCTAGCTTGGGGTGGAATTTATAACTTGCTCGTTCCTTACTTGATTTTGCTTGGGACATTTATTCCTCCGATTGGCGGTGTTGTCATGGCAGATTATTGGTTACTGCACCAAGGACAATTTCCCACATTAAATCAAAGACAGCCAGCGTTTAACTGGGCAGGAATTATTGCTTATATTATTGCCTCGGCGATCGCCTGGGCTGTACCTGGAATTAAGCCGATTAATGGCATTGTTGCCGCAGTCATTCTTTACTTTATTTTGAGTAAATTGATATTTAATACAAGAAAAACGAACGCGGTAAATTAA
- a CDS encoding GumC family protein: protein MQSNDTIDIDLKRVWLILKRRWLPAAGVFGVVVAAATAFASMQRPVYEAQGKLLFRKADRTTAISGLKDINVGELEAIATKANPLNTEIEIIRSVPFLEKTIASLNLRNDSGSLIKPQALAGKMSARNIPLTDVLQISYQSEDPEEAAAVVNKVMNLYIENNIITNRAEASAAGEFIAKQLPQMETTVRQAELALRQFKEQNQVVALDEEAKTAVAAIKQLENQITETQAQLADTTTRSATLQQQVGMNPQEGITLTALNQSPGIQKVLAEYQQVEAELAVQQTRFVGDHPTLLGLTERRDALRALLEERVQGAIGGNAAATEVSPGNLQMGEIRQELTQNYVNSEIQRLGLTSRLNSLNNTYNAYRQRVNVLPRLEQTQRELERRLEAAQSTYETLLRRLQEVRVAENQNMGNARIIEFATVPENASVRKKAMILALGNILALILAILTICILELSDRSVKTLREARERLDYTLLGTIPYFGKRYANRRNQEWSIPELPVINLPRSPISEAYRMLQANLKFLSSDKPLKVIVVTSAVPKEGKSTVSANLAAAMAQLGRKVLLVDADMRHPLQHHIWELTNAAGLSDVIVSQAEFESVVTEVIPKLDVLSAGVIPPNPMALLDSKRMASLVQYFSDRYDFVIIDAPPLVLAADAVTLGKMTDGVLLVARPGVLDSSSAAAAKESLERSGQNVLGLVVNGVIPENESDSYFYYAKEYANEKNFPIEESSTVTTPR from the coding sequence ATGCAATCTAACGATACTATCGACATAGACCTTAAAAGAGTTTGGTTGATTTTAAAACGGCGCTGGTTGCCTGCGGCAGGTGTATTTGGCGTTGTTGTAGCTGCGGCAACCGCATTTGCATCAATGCAAAGACCCGTTTACGAAGCGCAGGGAAAGCTATTATTTAGAAAAGCAGATCGAACAACTGCAATTTCCGGTTTAAAAGATATCAACGTTGGTGAGCTAGAAGCAATAGCAACAAAAGCTAATCCCCTGAATACAGAAATAGAAATTATTCGCTCTGTACCCTTTCTTGAAAAAACAATTGCGTCGCTCAATTTAAGAAACGATAGTGGTTCATTAATCAAACCACAAGCACTCGCGGGCAAAATGAGTGCGAGAAATATCCCACTCACAGACGTATTGCAGATTTCTTACCAAAGTGAAGATCCAGAAGAAGCGGCAGCAGTTGTCAATAAAGTGATGAATTTGTACATTGAAAACAACATTATCACCAATCGCGCTGAAGCGTCGGCGGCGGGAGAATTTATCGCCAAGCAATTGCCGCAGATGGAAACAACAGTGCGACAAGCCGAACTCGCACTACGGCAGTTTAAAGAACAAAATCAAGTTGTTGCTTTGGATGAAGAAGCTAAAACCGCAGTAGCCGCGATTAAGCAACTAGAAAATCAAATCACTGAGACGCAAGCGCAACTAGCAGATACGACAACCAGAAGCGCAACGCTGCAACAACAAGTGGGAATGAATCCCCAAGAAGGAATTACGCTGACGGCGCTTAACCAATCACCAGGAATACAGAAAGTTCTAGCAGAGTATCAACAAGTAGAAGCGGAATTAGCAGTACAGCAAACTCGCTTTGTTGGTGATCATCCTACTCTCTTGGGTTTGACTGAACGCAGAGATGCTTTAAGAGCTTTACTAGAAGAACGCGTTCAAGGTGCGATCGGGGGGAATGCCGCAGCAACAGAAGTTTCACCAGGCAACTTGCAAATGGGTGAAATTCGCCAAGAACTGACGCAAAACTACGTCAACTCAGAAATCCAACGATTAGGTTTAACTAGTCGCCTCAATTCGCTCAATAATACATATAATGCCTACCGCCAAAGAGTCAATGTTCTGCCTCGGTTAGAGCAAACACAAAGAGAATTAGAACGACGCCTAGAAGCTGCTCAATCTACCTACGAAACTTTATTGAGGAGATTGCAAGAAGTTCGGGTAGCCGAGAACCAAAATATGGGTAATGCCCGCATCATTGAGTTTGCTACAGTACCAGAGAATGCCTCTGTCCGCAAAAAGGCAATGATTCTCGCGCTGGGCAACATCTTGGCACTGATTCTGGCAATTCTGACGATCTGTATTTTAGAACTAAGCGATCGCTCAGTGAAAACGCTGCGCGAAGCTCGCGAAAGACTCGATTACACACTGTTGGGGACAATTCCTTACTTTGGCAAACGCTACGCGAATCGGCGCAATCAAGAATGGTCGATTCCTGAGTTACCAGTCATTAATCTACCGCGATCGCCCATCAGTGAAGCTTACCGAATGCTGCAAGCGAATTTAAAATTCCTCAGTTCGGATAAGCCGTTGAAAGTGATTGTTGTGACAAGTGCGGTTCCCAAAGAAGGTAAATCAACCGTATCGGCGAACCTAGCAGCCGCAATGGCGCAGCTTGGGCGTAAAGTCTTACTTGTTGATGCGGATATGCGTCACCCATTGCAACACCACATTTGGGAACTCACAAACGCCGCCGGTTTAAGCGATGTGATTGTTTCCCAAGCTGAGTTTGAGTCAGTTGTAACAGAAGTCATTCCCAAGCTTGATGTATTGAGTGCCGGTGTGATTCCGCCCAACCCGATGGCGCTACTCGACTCCAAACGGATGGCTTCGTTGGTACAGTACTTCAGCGATCGCTACGACTTTGTGATTATTGATGCACCGCCTCTAGTTCTCGCCGCCGATGCGGTGACACTTGGTAAAATGACCGATGGCGTTTTATTAGTAGCACGCCCAGGCGTTTTAGACTCTTCCAGTGCCGCTGCGGCTAAAGAATCCTTAGAGCGTTCGGGACAAAATGTTCTTGGCCTAGTTGTTAATGGTGTTATCCCAGAAAATGAATCAGATAGTTACTTCTACTATGCTAAAGAGTACGCCAACGAAAAGAACTTCCCAATCGAAGAAAGTTCGACCGTAACAACTCCACGATAG